A genomic window from Chrysoperla carnea chromosome 3, inChrCarn1.1, whole genome shotgun sequence includes:
- the LOC123296668 gene encoding proton-coupled amino acid transporter-like protein pathetic isoform X2 — MLNVVDGENNDYDPFANRSVPHPTSDLDTLIHLLKGSLGSGILAMPLAFKNAGLAFGLIATCLIGLICTYCVHILVKCSHKLCKRTQVPSLGFAEVAETAFLAGPESLHKYSRLAKFMINAFLVIDLLGCCCVYIVFVSTNLREFLGPYLDGPNFDLRLYMLALLPLLIPCNLIRNLKYLAPFSMVANILMGAGISITFYYILTDIPPIDSVAPIAEPQHWPMFFGTVIFALEGIGVVLPLENNMKTPNHFIGCPGVLNFGMFIVVLLYSATGFFGYLKYGDLTQGSITINLPQDTLAGMVKLMIAVAIFFTYSLQFHVPMEIIWKNAKHNFSTKNEIFGEYGIRIVLVLMTVGIAIAIPNLGPFISLVGAVCLSNLGLIFPAIIETVTYWDHPGMGKFSWRLWKNIFLFTFGIIGFVTGTYVSFKEILEMYQ, encoded by the exons ATGTTGAATGTTGTCGATGGGGAAAATAATGATTATGATCCATTTGCGAATAGATCTGTTCCACATCCAACAtc AGACTTGGACACTTTGATTCATTTACTTAAAGGAAGTTTAGGCAGTGGTATATTAGCTATGCCACTTGCTTTCAAAAACGCTGGATTGGCTTTTGGATTAATTGCAACATGCTTGATTGGATTAATATGTACATATTGTGTACATATTTTGGTAAAATGTTCCCATAAATTATGCAAGCGAACTCAAGTACCATCGTTGGGATTTGCTGAAGTTGCAGAAACAGCATTTTTAGCTGGACCAGAATCTCTTCATAAATATTCAAGATTAGCAAAATTCATGATAAATGCTTTCCTTGTAATTGATCTGTTAGGATGTTGTTGtgtatatattgtttttgtctCGACAAATTTAAGAGAATTTCTGGGTCCATATTTGGATGGTCCCAATTTTGATCTTAGGTTATACATGCTTGCACTTTTACCATTATTAATTCCATGCAATTTGatcagaaatttaaaatatttagcacCTTTTTCTATGGTAGCAAACATTTTGATGGGTGCCGGAATTAGTATCACTTTCTATTACATTCTAACAGATATTCCTCCAATTGATTCAGTTGCCCCTATTGCTGAGCCACAACATTGGCCAATGTTCTTCGGAACAGTAATCTTTGCTTTGGAAGGTATTGGTGTAGTTTTACCCTTAGAAAATAACATGAAAACACCAAACCATTTCATTGGATGTCCTGGTGTACTTAATTTTGGAATGTTTATTGTTGTCCTTTTATATTCGGCTACTGGATTCTTTGGATATTTAAAATACGGCGACCTTACCCAAGGAAGCATCACAATCAATCTCCCACAAGATac ATTAGCTGGTATGGTTAAGTTAATGATTGCCGTAGCCATTTTCTTTACTTATAGTCTTCAATTCCATGTGCCAATGGAAATTATCTGGAAAAATGCCAAACATAATTTCAgcaccaaaaatgaaatatttggcGAATATGGTATTCGTATTGTTCTTGTATTAATGACCGTTGGTATTGCTATTGCAATTCCAAACCTGGGACCATTTATTTCATTAGTTGGTGCTGTATGTTTATCTAATTTAGGATTAATTTTCCCAGCCATCATCGAGACAGTAACATATTGGGATCATCCAGGCATGGGTAAATTCAGTTGGCgattatggaaaaatattttcttgtttacaTTCGGTATCATTGGTTTTGTAACCGGTACATACGTCagctttaaagaaattttagagATGTACCAATAA
- the LOC123296681 gene encoding syntaxin-6 isoform X2 — translation MNCQDQYSEVFKALNQARGLYLRWIELQDGEVLTVSKDEVEWTNTELKNAVRSIEWDLEDLEDTIGIVEKNPTKFKIDNKELTSRRTFIDNTRNEVKNMKDRMNINRNRDRDRTARQPLLDSPARVPISHGTTKYSKLENELDSPQRQFLGETLSQQQHMTRMQDEQLEVISESLGSLKTVSRQIGIEIDEQAGMLDEFGHEMENTESKMDTAMKKVAKVLHMSNDRRQWIAIAVLSIILIIVIILFIIM, via the exons ATGAATTGCCAAGATCAATATAG tGAGGTATTTAAAGCTCTAAATCAAGCACGTGGACTATATTTACGTTGGATTGAATTGCAAGATGGCGAAGTATTAACCGTTTCAAAAGATGAAGTTGAGTGGACGAATACTGAGTTGAAAAACGCTGTACGAAGTATTGAATGGGATTTAGAAGATCTTGAAGACACAATTG GAATCGTAGAAAAAAATccaacaaaattcaaaatagacAATAAAGAATTAACATCAAGGCGAACATTTATTGATAACACACGTAACGAAGTAAAG aaTATGAAAGATAGGATGAATATCAACAGGAATCGTGATCGTGATCGTACTGCTAGACAG cCGTTACTAGACAGTCCGGCCAGAGTTCCTATAAGTCATGgaacaacaaaatattcaaaattagaaaatgaattgGACAGTCCACAAAGACAGTTTTTGGGGGAAACATTATCTCAACAACAGCATATGACACGTATGCAAGATGAACAGCTCGAAGTTATTAGTGAAAGTTTAGGTTCTTTGAAAACTGTTTCCCGGCAAATTGGAATTGAGATTGATGAACAAGCTGG aatGTTGGATGAATTTGGCCATGAAATGGAGAATACAGAATCTAAAATGGATACTGCAATGAAAAAAGTGGCAAAAGTTTTACATATGTCTAATG ATCGTCGTCAGTGGATAGCTATTGcagttttatcaataattttaattatcgtgataattttatttattataatgtga
- the LOC123296668 gene encoding proton-coupled amino acid transporter-like protein pathetic isoform X1 yields MSRKQNGATIPLHQGYTRTQLRPCEPKKTDSARELSELVMVKYKSEKNEVPVTLANGSTVPLVSMLNVVDGENNDYDPFANRSVPHPTSDLDTLIHLLKGSLGSGILAMPLAFKNAGLAFGLIATCLIGLICTYCVHILVKCSHKLCKRTQVPSLGFAEVAETAFLAGPESLHKYSRLAKFMINAFLVIDLLGCCCVYIVFVSTNLREFLGPYLDGPNFDLRLYMLALLPLLIPCNLIRNLKYLAPFSMVANILMGAGISITFYYILTDIPPIDSVAPIAEPQHWPMFFGTVIFALEGIGVVLPLENNMKTPNHFIGCPGVLNFGMFIVVLLYSATGFFGYLKYGDLTQGSITINLPQDTLAGMVKLMIAVAIFFTYSLQFHVPMEIIWKNAKHNFSTKNEIFGEYGIRIVLVLMTVGIAIAIPNLGPFISLVGAVCLSNLGLIFPAIIETVTYWDHPGMGKFSWRLWKNIFLFTFGIIGFVTGTYVSFKEILEMYQ; encoded by the exons ATATAAATCAGAGAAAAATGAAGTGCCAGTTACACTTGCAAATGGATCCACTGTCCCACTTGTATCAATGTTGAATGTTGTCGATGGGGAAAATAATGATTATGATCCATTTGCGAATAGATCTGTTCCACATCCAACAtc AGACTTGGACACTTTGATTCATTTACTTAAAGGAAGTTTAGGCAGTGGTATATTAGCTATGCCACTTGCTTTCAAAAACGCTGGATTGGCTTTTGGATTAATTGCAACATGCTTGATTGGATTAATATGTACATATTGTGTACATATTTTGGTAAAATGTTCCCATAAATTATGCAAGCGAACTCAAGTACCATCGTTGGGATTTGCTGAAGTTGCAGAAACAGCATTTTTAGCTGGACCAGAATCTCTTCATAAATATTCAAGATTAGCAAAATTCATGATAAATGCTTTCCTTGTAATTGATCTGTTAGGATGTTGTTGtgtatatattgtttttgtctCGACAAATTTAAGAGAATTTCTGGGTCCATATTTGGATGGTCCCAATTTTGATCTTAGGTTATACATGCTTGCACTTTTACCATTATTAATTCCATGCAATTTGatcagaaatttaaaatatttagcacCTTTTTCTATGGTAGCAAACATTTTGATGGGTGCCGGAATTAGTATCACTTTCTATTACATTCTAACAGATATTCCTCCAATTGATTCAGTTGCCCCTATTGCTGAGCCACAACATTGGCCAATGTTCTTCGGAACAGTAATCTTTGCTTTGGAAGGTATTGGTGTAGTTTTACCCTTAGAAAATAACATGAAAACACCAAACCATTTCATTGGATGTCCTGGTGTACTTAATTTTGGAATGTTTATTGTTGTCCTTTTATATTCGGCTACTGGATTCTTTGGATATTTAAAATACGGCGACCTTACCCAAGGAAGCATCACAATCAATCTCCCACAAGATac ATTAGCTGGTATGGTTAAGTTAATGATTGCCGTAGCCATTTTCTTTACTTATAGTCTTCAATTCCATGTGCCAATGGAAATTATCTGGAAAAATGCCAAACATAATTTCAgcaccaaaaatgaaatatttggcGAATATGGTATTCGTATTGTTCTTGTATTAATGACCGTTGGTATTGCTATTGCAATTCCAAACCTGGGACCATTTATTTCATTAGTTGGTGCTGTATGTTTATCTAATTTAGGATTAATTTTCCCAGCCATCATCGAGACAGTAACATATTGGGATCATCCAGGCATGGGTAAATTCAGTTGGCgattatggaaaaatattttcttgtttacaTTCGGTATCATTGGTTTTGTAACCGGTACATACGTCagctttaaagaaattttagagATGTACCAATAA
- the LOC123296681 gene encoding syntaxin-6 isoform X1, whose amino-acid sequence MTLEDPFFVVKDEVFKALNQARGLYLRWIELQDGEVLTVSKDEVEWTNTELKNAVRSIEWDLEDLEDTIGIVEKNPTKFKIDNKELTSRRTFIDNTRNEVKNMKDRMNINRNRDRDRTARQPLLDSPARVPISHGTTKYSKLENELDSPQRQFLGETLSQQQHMTRMQDEQLEVISESLGSLKTVSRQIGIEIDEQAGMLDEFGHEMENTESKMDTAMKKVAKVLHMSNDRRQWIAIAVLSIILIIVIILFIIM is encoded by the exons atgaCGCTTGAAGATcccttttttgttgttaaaga tGAGGTATTTAAAGCTCTAAATCAAGCACGTGGACTATATTTACGTTGGATTGAATTGCAAGATGGCGAAGTATTAACCGTTTCAAAAGATGAAGTTGAGTGGACGAATACTGAGTTGAAAAACGCTGTACGAAGTATTGAATGGGATTTAGAAGATCTTGAAGACACAATTG GAATCGTAGAAAAAAATccaacaaaattcaaaatagacAATAAAGAATTAACATCAAGGCGAACATTTATTGATAACACACGTAACGAAGTAAAG aaTATGAAAGATAGGATGAATATCAACAGGAATCGTGATCGTGATCGTACTGCTAGACAG cCGTTACTAGACAGTCCGGCCAGAGTTCCTATAAGTCATGgaacaacaaaatattcaaaattagaaaatgaattgGACAGTCCACAAAGACAGTTTTTGGGGGAAACATTATCTCAACAACAGCATATGACACGTATGCAAGATGAACAGCTCGAAGTTATTAGTGAAAGTTTAGGTTCTTTGAAAACTGTTTCCCGGCAAATTGGAATTGAGATTGATGAACAAGCTGG aatGTTGGATGAATTTGGCCATGAAATGGAGAATACAGAATCTAAAATGGATACTGCAATGAAAAAAGTGGCAAAAGTTTTACATATGTCTAATG ATCGTCGTCAGTGGATAGCTATTGcagttttatcaataattttaattatcgtgataattttatttattataatgtga
- the LOC123296665 gene encoding muscle M-line assembly protein unc-89-like, whose product MSHTQFSDHELKALLNDERNCVKLQKGIKHISLHPFYLNNVAAGIAENLNKIVSKYDKSLNGIILAYKKPRLQQSNGVIHNDKGSIFVDVEAEFYIFCPKENSYVRAIVNKTGQDHVGCLIHKAFNISVPRSPNQTDWKGKFVKTGDEILVKITYIDMFYIIPYIKGEIVEILMKSIKSEMDDDSGISTNENHPKTTKKKSKSNKNDSLTDSNKFVEDVAVKSVLKVEPEKEMSKKLRKSKNNSLIQEMNTSNSVESNTENKDDDTNISHSGKKSKKRRNTITEMTPSGDGVLDNSIISSNSTFKNKKDKSKEKTTEIDSSPIKKEKIHDKFNELSEKFMKKKEKLMKEIDVSMLSDSLKVTSPKKFKSDSFNEMSKNVDAKLNGKDESKQVMDDNKLSKKIKNRRQTVSELLPAENIGKDDSKLKVDDNKFNKKIKNRRQTVSELLPAEGISKDDPKFKVDDNKFSKKIKNRRQTVSELLPAENISKEENKKRKKHNRSLDENDIAVEKSVIDSADLSPQKSKKAKKQKSTMNEVDIDIQALKNKLIQSVLKECSPQKKDKNVSLSLDQSNSKPSKKRKKKDSIQPAEIIENKNESTPQRNETLDDSENGLKKTKAKRKKINSPSEKYPSLQLSTPHYVDYVPTNEVSTFHDSISPIKMKDRPNLSSPETKKYTSPAGSERVPKSKKIKSPRRPSGFLSEFHTDLISKYLNK is encoded by the exons ATGTCACACACTCAGTTTTCGGATCATGAATTAAAAGCGCTTTTAAATGACGAAAGAAATTGTGTAAAGTTACAAAAGGGCATTAAGCATATTTCATTACacccattttatttaaataacgtcGCAGCTGGCATAGccgaaaatttaaacaaaattgtatctAAATATGATAAATC TTTAAACGGAATAATTTTAGCATATAAGAAACCAAGGCTACAACAGTCTAATGGTGTTATTCATAATGATAAAGGATCTATATTTGTTGATGTGGAAGctgaattttacattttttgtccaaaagAAAATAGTTATGTAAGAgcaattgtaaataaaacagGCCAAGACCATGTTGGGTGTCTTATTCATAAAGCGTTTAATATATCTGTACCAAGATCACCAAATCAGACGGATTGGAAAGGGAAATTTGTAAAAACCGGAGAtgaaattttggttaaaattacTTATATAGATATGTTCTACATAATACCTTACATCAAGGGTGAAATTGTTgagattttaatgaaatccaTAAAATCTGAAATGGATGACGATAGCGGAATTAGTACAAACGAAAATCATCCTAAGACGACCAAGAAAAAAtccaaatcaaataaaaatgattcattaACAGATAGTAATAAGTTTGTGGAAGATGTTGCTGTAAAATCTGTATTAAAGGTTGAGCCTGAGAAAGaaatgagcaaaaaattaagaaagagtaaaaataattctttaattcaAGAGATGAATACTTCAAATTCTGTAGAATCCAATACAGAAAATAAAGACGATGATACTAACATATCACATTCTGGAAAAAAATCCAAGAAGCGAAGGAATACTATTACTGAAATGACACCATCAGGCGATGGAGTATTAGACAATTCGATTATTTCGAGTAACAgcacattcaaaaataaaaaggataaaTCCAAAGAAAAGACAACTGAAATCGATTCATCtccaattaaaaaagaaaaaattcatgataaatttaatgaattatccgaaaaatttatgaaaaagaaagaaaaattgatgaaaGAAATTGACGTATCAATGTTATCCGACAGTTTAAAAGTTACGAGCCCGAAAAAGTTCAAATCTGATTCTTTTAATGAAATGTCCAAAAATGTTGATGCAAAGCTAAACGGTAAAGATGAATCTAAACAAGTGATGGATGATAATAaacttagtaaaaaaattaaaaatcgtagacAAACAGTTTCAGAATTATTACCAGCTGAAAATATTGGTAAAGATGATTCTAAACTTAAAGtggatgataataaatttaataaaaaaattaaaaatcgcaGACAAACAGTTTCAGAATTATTACCAGCTGAGGGTATTAGTAAAGATGATCCGAAATTTAAAGtggatgataataaatttagtaaaaaaattaaaaatcgtaggCAAACAGTTTCAGAACTATTACCAGCTGAGAATATTagtaaagaagaaaataaaaagcgTAAGAAACATAATAGAAGTTTAGACGAGAATGATATAGCTGTTGAAAAATCTGTTATCGACTCGGCGGACCTTAGTCCACAAAAATCTAAGAAGGCGAAGAAACAAAAATCAACGATGAATGAAGTTGATATTGATATTCAGgcacttaaaaataaactaattcaaTCAGTTCTAAAAGAATGTAGCCCAcagaaaaaagacaaaaatgttAGCCTATCGTTAGATCAATCAAACAGTAAGCCTTCCAAAAAGAGAAAGAAGAAAGATAGTATTCAACCAgcagaaattattgaaaataaaaacgaatCAACACCACAAAGAAATGAAACATTAGATGACAGtgaaaatggattaaaaaaaacaaaagccaaacgtaagaaaataaattcaccAAGTGAAAAATATCCTTCATTACAGTTAAGCACTCCACATTATGTTGATTATGTTCCTACCAATGAAGTATCTACATTTCATGATTCCATATCACCTATCAAAATGAAAGATCGTCCAAATTTGTCTTCACCCGAAACTAAAAAGTATACGAGTCCAGCAGGAAGTGAACGTGTACCAAAGTCGAAAAAGATTAAAAGTCCAAGAAGGCCGTCTGGTTTCTTATCAGAGTTTCATAcagatttaatttcaaaatacttaaataagtaa